GCATGTATCCAGGCGACTGTTCACCACTTTCGCAACCTTCTTCCCTGAAGTGGACAACACATGATAGAGGATTACATTTACACaatttacagacagacagatccAATTACTTAAAtcataatttaaatgattttataaattatctgtattttaaacaatccccacacaaacactaaaaccaacGATGAATTGTGTCTAAATAAGACTGACTCTGCAACCTGGGCTAGCTTGTTTGTCTGGGCCGTAGACATgcgttgttgtccaaaaacatttcttataaTAAATGTAACCTCTGTAGTTTTCTTATAACCATGATATGTTCACACCAAAACACACTGCGTGTATCATCATGTTATAATAAATGTGAGGAATGCAGCATCTGTACCAATAAAATCAGCGGATgaaatgcatgcatgtgttttgtgtgcatcCAGTCAGAAAAACTTGAACTAGTTCACAGTATTACTAAAAGCATGTTAGTTCTCTCTCACCTTTAACATCTTCCAGGTCGATAACTCCTCGTGAGAAGCAACGTTTTAAACGCTCTGCCTTCTCTCCCTCCACTGGCTCCAGGAGGGTGATCTCTGGGAGGAGGCGGTAACTGGCTGTGGCCACTGGAGAGAACTTGGCATGGTCTTTACCTGAACGAAGACCAGACGACACACTTCACTATTAAACAGCAGAGAATAAACACTAGCAAATATTACTCTGATGGGTCAACGGTCATGGAGAACATTAGGTGTAAGACTTCCCACTGAGGAGAGTTGTAGAATGTTCAAACAAATTGTAACCATAGACACatgcaattaaaaatacagtatcacTGATATATTCCCCCAAAATATTAATCAAGTACTGGCTTAGATTAAATACATGCATTACACTTCAAACTAATTCAAAATGATGATACAAATGCATGTGCTCTTCTATCCTCTGCACCAGACTCTTACCAATTCCTTTAACGCAGTGCATAACAATGTCAAGTTCCTGTCCCGGTCGTAGTTGAGCTATCAAGATGTCATCATGTACTGGTCCGATGACAGAGTCAGCAAACACGTCTGCTTGGTTCCCAATTGGGACCCACTTTATGTCTTTAGAATACACTGAGATAAggcaaaaggagaaaaaataaacacattcatgttGGACTCTATTAAAGGACATTCTTTCTTACTTAGATATTTGAACATTCCCTCATCTAActgattaatgtgtgtgtgtttgtgtgtgtatggtaaatggtctgcacttttctaccttgcTGGtacacaaagcactttacattgcttctcattcaaccatttgcccctctaccttcctgtgccacagtcgcccacacaaagtgtgtgtgtcttggtcACAGCAGCTGTTTTTACCTCCCCATCTCCAAATTTTAGCAGCAACCCATGGGTCACGTGGCATCACCTGAAACTTACCCATGTGGTTTAGATACAGCTCTCGTGGGTCAGATGAGTCTTTGCTGGCTCTTGGGTTCCTGCTACATTTAATCTTCAACTGTAGTTGAATTGTGTCTATTTCAGACCCCTCTTCCTCTGCTGATTCTTCAGCTGgaacaaacaaatcacatgAGATTATGTTAAACTCTACTCGGTTCACTGTGGCAGAGAAAAGCTGTCTTTGTACTGCGCTGGTTGTGTCTGTGTCAGCAGACAGCAGTTACATTAACTGATATTAGTGCAATGCAGATAAGAGGGCAGACGTCGGAGAGGATGGTCTGAACTGACTGAGGCAGAAGGACAGACTGCCACAACACGCTATTAAATTTCTGCGGGAGGTGCACATCAGGCCACAGTGTATTTTACACAACACCTACAGTGTAGACTCCCCCAAGAAGAATAAATCAAGCAAGATGTAAGCAGTGTGGTCTGCTGTTAAACGTGTAAATTCTTTACTGTGTTGTTTACCTGTGTTCCTGTACTCAAACAGGCGAGGGTCAGCTCTGATGGGAATGAGGCCCAGTCTGTGGGCAAGGACTTCATCCTGGACGATGGATGTGTTGTTATAGATAAACACCTTCTCTATAGCCATAGTAGGCACCTACAAGCAAAAATAAtgctaaatgtatttgtataaaataaaagaaccGAACTCCAACTTCTTCATGTCACTAACAAGAAAAGTCATTGACCTTTTACAAAAGTATAAACACTATCATGCAGTTTTATGGATAAGGCAATAATGAATCCCACCTCTGCCAGTAAAATCCTTCTGAAGGCGTTAGCGATTGCGGCATCTATGCCCACCATGTCAAACTCCATGCTGCTCTCATCCAGATGCACTATGTCAATTCTGAAGTTCTG
The nucleotide sequence above comes from Channa argus isolate prfri chromosome 1, Channa argus male v1.0, whole genome shotgun sequence. Encoded proteins:
- the polr1c gene encoding DNA-directed RNA polymerases I and III subunit RPAC1 isoform X1, with product MAATMSNVDEIRTRVLLGEFGVKNVHTTDFPGNYPGYDDTWDMQKFQKNFRIDIVHLDESSMEFDMVGIDAAIANAFRRILLAEVPTMAIEKVFIYNNTSIVQDEVLAHRLGLIPIRADPRLFEYRNTAEESAEEEGSEIDTIQLQLKIKCSRNPRASKDSSDPRELYLNHMVYSKDIKWVPIGNQADVFADSVIGPVHDDILIAQLRPGQELDIVMHCVKGIGKDHAKFSPVATASYRLLPEITLLEPVEGEKAERLKRCFSRGVIDLEDVKGKKVAKVVNSRLDTCSREVLRHDDLKNVVKLGRVRDHFIFTVESTGILPPDVLVTEAIKVLMAKCQRFLCELDSAETT
- the polr1c gene encoding DNA-directed RNA polymerases I and III subunit RPAC1 isoform X2, with amino-acid sequence MQKFQKNFRIDIVHLDESSMEFDMVGIDAAIANAFRRILLAEVPTMAIEKVFIYNNTSIVQDEVLAHRLGLIPIRADPRLFEYRNTAEESAEEEGSEIDTIQLQLKIKCSRNPRASKDSSDPRELYLNHMVYSKDIKWVPIGNQADVFADSVIGPVHDDILIAQLRPGQELDIVMHCVKGIGKDHAKFSPVATASYRLLPEITLLEPVEGEKAERLKRCFSRGVIDLEDVKGKKVAKVVNSRLDTCSREVLRHDDLKNVVKLGRVRDHFIFTVESTGILPPDVLVTEAIKVLMAKCQRFLCELDSAETT
- the polr1c gene encoding DNA-directed RNA polymerases I and III subunit RPAC1 isoform X3, with translation MEFDMVGIDAAIANAFRRILLAEVPTMAIEKVFIYNNTSIVQDEVLAHRLGLIPIRADPRLFEYRNTAEESAEEEGSEIDTIQLQLKIKCSRNPRASKDSSDPRELYLNHMVYSKDIKWVPIGNQADVFADSVIGPVHDDILIAQLRPGQELDIVMHCVKGIGKDHAKFSPVATASYRLLPEITLLEPVEGEKAERLKRCFSRGVIDLEDVKGKKVAKVVNSRLDTCSREVLRHDDLKNVVKLGRVRDHFIFTVESTGILPPDVLVTEAIKVLMAKCQRFLCELDSAETT